One Polynucleobacter sp. MWH-Spelu-300-X4 genomic window carries:
- the cca gene encoding multifunctional CCA tRNA nucleotidyl transferase/2'3'-cyclic phosphodiesterase/2'nucleotidase/phosphatase (catalyzes the addition and repair of the essential 3'-terminal CCA sequence in tRNAs without using a nucleic acid template; phosphohydrolase activities include hydrolysis of pyrophosphate, 5'-nucleoside tri- and diphosphates, NADP, and 2'-AMP with the production of Pi, metal-dependent phosphodiesterase activity for 2',3'-cAMP, 2',3'-cGMP, and 2',3'-cCMP, and hydrolysis 2',3'-cyclic substrates with the formation of 2'-nucleotides and 3'-nucleotides; these phosphohydrolase activities are probably involved in the repair of the tRNA 3'-CCA terminus degraded by intracellular RNases): MKIYVVGGAVRDRLLGLPVKDLDYVVVGSTPEEMIQKGFRPVGQDFPVFLHPITNSEYALARTERKTAPGYKGFIFHADAEVTLPQDLARRDLTINAMAQEIDERGELVGPVIDPYGGQADLKNKIFRHVGPAFVEDPLRVLRVARFAARFVDFSIAQETLDLLKKISTSGELKALVKERVWQELVKGLSAEKPSKMFTTLASCGADGELFERAFDSGYSEKFFKYLDASAKRSMKLPQRYAALLHGLNSNLIEELSAKLSATVECKDYAVLTNQLVDGLSRYKASPSAEILLSILDRIDVWRKPERFLELLEIVRLVPCETSSLQKAYELAKTVDVANIAKSVQSGPGAGDMIKLAIQQARVNAIKAGEDLA, encoded by the coding sequence GTGAAGATTTATGTTGTTGGGGGTGCAGTCAGAGATAGGTTGCTCGGGCTTCCTGTCAAAGATCTCGACTATGTTGTTGTTGGGTCGACTCCTGAAGAAATGATTCAGAAAGGTTTTAGACCAGTTGGTCAAGACTTCCCTGTGTTTTTGCACCCCATTACAAATAGCGAATATGCATTAGCAAGAACGGAAAGAAAAACAGCTCCAGGTTATAAGGGTTTTATTTTTCATGCCGATGCCGAAGTTACGCTTCCCCAAGATTTAGCCAGGCGAGATTTAACAATCAATGCTATGGCACAAGAGATTGATGAGCGTGGCGAGTTGGTTGGTCCTGTGATTGATCCATATGGGGGTCAAGCGGATCTCAAGAATAAAATTTTTAGACATGTTGGCCCGGCTTTTGTGGAAGATCCTTTACGTGTTTTGCGGGTGGCTAGGTTCGCTGCAAGATTTGTTGATTTTTCAATTGCGCAAGAGACATTAGATTTGCTGAAAAAAATTAGCACGAGCGGAGAGCTAAAGGCATTAGTTAAAGAGCGCGTGTGGCAAGAGTTAGTTAAAGGACTGAGTGCCGAGAAACCGTCTAAGATGTTTACGACGTTAGCATCTTGTGGGGCTGATGGCGAACTATTTGAGAGAGCTTTTGATTCTGGATATTCAGAAAAGTTTTTTAAGTATTTGGATGCTTCTGCTAAGCGGAGCATGAAATTGCCGCAACGCTACGCTGCTTTATTGCATGGTTTAAACAGTAACTTGATTGAAGAGTTATCTGCTAAGTTAAGCGCCACAGTTGAATGTAAAGACTATGCTGTTTTAACAAATCAATTAGTTGATGGACTATCTCGTTACAAGGCATCTCCTAGTGCAGAAATTCTTTTGTCGATATTAGATCGTATTGATGTTTGGAGAAAGCCGGAAAGATTCTTGGAGCTACTTGAGATTGTGAGGTTGGTGCCTTGTGAAACATCTTCACTGCAAAAAGCATATGAGCTTGCTAAAACGGTTGATGTTGCGAATATTGCCAAATCAGTTCAGTCGGGCCCTGGTGCAGGCGATATGATTAAGTTGGCGATTCAGCAGGCTCGAGTTAATGCGATAAAGGCAGGAGAGGACCTTGCTTAA
- a CDS encoding lytic transglycosylase domain-containing protein, with the protein MLHRKNMKVLNKLLIATFVGLVVVSAPGFSKVKSGSNGPVKSTKKIEPDKSLSERDRLFVELREAAKNNDAARVNALVPKLEDHDLADYVIYFQLKPQLYDKGGQIKADASMDAAVEGFLRVHAGSAIADRLRNDWLLSLGKRKAWSVFDREYAQFVLDDDTQVKCYAMQSKLAKGEDAKKIGVDARNALLDPQYFGEACPELVQSLVQSGGLTKSEAAAIGRIALENNLETLAKKTGGDDSIADVVRKARTDPNQAFKDFDKKAWRTGRENTAAAWGVIGQFLAKKLDKDAIKAYRLQHEQGHHQLLSPESQEWKVRVALREGDWKLVKESIETMTPSVRKRDPAWSYWFARAQKELGGESLAKETFQALSEQFNFYGQLSREELGLPIYVPKKQSADEATVKQMAAKKGFARAVRFYDMGLRFEGNREWNWELKGLTDKQLIAAAEYAKRINLYDRAVNTADRTKVEHDFSLRYPTPFKDSLSPIAHDIGLDVNWAYGLIRQESRFIMSAKSNVGASGLMQVMPTTAKYVAKKIGMNNFKVTQLSDMHTNLTLGSNYLNMVLQDLDGSWALASAAYNAGPGRPKAWREKLVRPVEGAIFAETIPFNETRGYVKNVLANANYYAALSSSKPQSLKQRLGVVVPKTAVLSELP; encoded by the coding sequence ATGCTACATCGAAAAAATATGAAAGTTCTAAATAAATTATTGATAGCCACTTTTGTGGGGCTTGTGGTTGTTTCCGCACCTGGTTTTTCTAAAGTGAAAAGTGGCTCTAATGGCCCAGTTAAATCTACAAAAAAGATAGAGCCAGATAAATCTCTTAGCGAGCGAGATCGTTTATTTGTTGAATTAAGAGAGGCGGCTAAAAATAATGATGCCGCTCGAGTAAATGCATTGGTTCCTAAATTAGAGGACCACGATTTGGCTGACTATGTTATTTACTTTCAATTAAAGCCACAGCTTTATGACAAAGGCGGACAAATTAAGGCTGATGCTTCAATGGATGCCGCTGTTGAGGGTTTTTTAAGAGTTCATGCAGGTAGCGCTATTGCTGATCGACTAAGGAATGATTGGCTACTATCGCTTGGCAAAAGGAAGGCTTGGAGTGTATTTGATCGAGAATATGCCCAGTTTGTCTTGGACGATGACACCCAGGTGAAGTGCTATGCCATGCAATCAAAGCTTGCTAAGGGGGAGGATGCTAAAAAAATTGGTGTGGATGCGAGAAATGCATTATTAGACCCACAGTATTTTGGAGAGGCTTGCCCTGAGCTTGTTCAATCATTAGTTCAATCTGGCGGGCTTACTAAATCTGAGGCTGCCGCAATTGGCAGAATTGCTTTAGAAAATAATTTGGAAACGCTTGCAAAAAAAACAGGTGGTGATGACTCAATCGCCGATGTTGTTCGTAAAGCCAGAACGGACCCTAATCAAGCATTTAAAGATTTTGATAAAAAGGCTTGGCGTACCGGTCGGGAAAATACGGCCGCTGCTTGGGGTGTTATTGGCCAATTCTTGGCAAAAAAATTAGATAAAGATGCCATCAAGGCCTATCGTTTACAGCATGAGCAAGGGCATCACCAACTTTTATCACCTGAATCTCAAGAGTGGAAGGTGCGTGTTGCTTTGAGAGAGGGTGACTGGAAGTTGGTCAAAGAGTCTATTGAGACTATGACGCCAAGTGTTCGCAAACGTGATCCGGCGTGGTCATATTGGTTTGCGCGCGCGCAAAAAGAATTGGGGGGTGAGTCTCTTGCGAAAGAAACATTCCAAGCGTTATCGGAGCAATTTAATTTTTATGGTCAATTGTCTCGAGAAGAATTGGGCTTACCTATTTATGTCCCGAAAAAACAGTCGGCAGATGAAGCAACCGTTAAACAAATGGCTGCAAAAAAAGGTTTTGCGAGGGCTGTTCGTTTTTATGACATGGGGCTTCGTTTTGAGGGAAATAGAGAGTGGAATTGGGAATTAAAGGGTTTAACAGATAAGCAACTCATTGCTGCTGCTGAATATGCTAAACGGATTAATTTATATGATCGTGCAGTTAATACAGCGGATAGGACGAAGGTTGAACATGACTTTAGCCTGCGTTACCCAACACCATTTAAGGATTCTTTATCTCCAATTGCACATGACATAGGATTAGATGTTAATTGGGCATATGGTTTGATTAGACAAGAGTCTAGATTCATCATGTCGGCTAAATCTAATGTTGGTGCATCAGGTTTGATGCAAGTGATGCCTACGACTGCTAAATATGTGGCCAAAAAAATTGGCATGAATAATTTCAAAGTAACTCAGTTAAGTGATATGCATACCAATTTAACCTTGGGTAGCAATTACTTGAATATGGTGCTTCAAGATCTTGATGGTTCTTGGGCTTTGGCATCTGCCGCTTATAACGCTGGTCCTGGTAGGCCCAAGGCGTGGCGAGAGAAATTAGTTAGACCTGTTGAGGGGGCTATTTTTGCAGAAACAATCCCATTTAATGAAACAAGAGGCTACGTTAAGAATGTTTTAGCCAACGCTAATTACTATGCTGCGTTATCAAGTTCTAAGCCGCAATCTTTAAAGCAGCGTTTAGGTGTTGTGGTTCCCAAGACTGCGGTCTTGTCCGAGTTGCCTTAA
- a CDS encoding 5-formyltetrahydrofolate cyclo-ligase, with the protein MKTFNALRQELLEKRLALSHHAELHQSLEKMLSDYLATHKVSCLGIYWPIKGEFDPRPCALEWVEKSASRKLALPIVTVGKPLTYGTWEQDTTLVKGHASIPEPLLGESSKEIIPDLLLLPCLGWSYQNNQFWRIGYGGGYYDRTLERYAQLQLPTKALGLAFKAQEVKEGDWRPQTHDHPLSDLLKA; encoded by the coding sequence GTGAAAACTTTCAACGCCTTAAGACAAGAGTTATTGGAAAAGAGACTGGCTCTGAGTCATCACGCAGAGCTTCACCAGTCACTTGAAAAAATGCTTTCTGACTACTTGGCCACGCATAAAGTGAGCTGTCTTGGAATTTACTGGCCCATCAAAGGTGAGTTTGATCCCAGGCCTTGCGCACTCGAGTGGGTGGAAAAATCCGCATCTAGAAAACTGGCCTTACCAATTGTTACTGTTGGAAAACCTTTGACATACGGCACATGGGAGCAAGATACAACGCTTGTAAAAGGCCACGCGTCTATTCCAGAACCTCTCCTTGGAGAATCTTCTAAAGAAATCATCCCAGATTTGCTTTTGTTACCTTGCTTAGGTTGGTCTTATCAAAACAATCAGTTTTGGCGTATTGGATACGGCGGAGGCTACTATGATCGAACCTTAGAACGCTATGCCCAACTTCAATTGCCCACCAAGGCTCTTGGCTTAGCATTTAAGGCGCAAGAAGTAAAAGAGGGCGACTGGCGCCCTCAAACCCATGATCACCCACTGAGTGATTTGCTAAAAGCTTAA
- the metF gene encoding methylenetetrahydrofolate reductase [NAD(P)H]: MELSVEFFPPKTVEGAAKLRAVREQLAATLKPAFFSVTFGAGGSTQDGTLSAVKEIHEAGEAAAPHLSCVGSSKGNVRDLLAQYKSIGIKRIVALRGDLPSGMGQYGEFHHADELVSFIRAETGDHFHIEVAAYPEMHPQAKSMNDDILRFANKMKAGANSAITQYFFNSDAYFKFVEEAGKVGVTQPIVPGIMPITNSTQLLRFSEACGAEVPRWIRLRLQAFGDDVASIKSFGLDVVTDLCDQLRSAGTPGLHFYSLNQAETTIQIAKNLNLV; encoded by the coding sequence ATGGAATTGAGCGTTGAGTTTTTCCCACCTAAGACCGTAGAGGGCGCGGCTAAGCTGCGTGCCGTGCGCGAGCAGTTGGCGGCAACGCTCAAGCCAGCGTTTTTCTCTGTAACTTTTGGTGCTGGTGGTTCGACACAAGATGGAACTTTGTCGGCCGTTAAAGAAATACATGAAGCCGGAGAAGCAGCTGCGCCTCATTTGTCTTGTGTTGGCAGCTCAAAAGGTAATGTGCGCGATTTGCTAGCCCAATATAAATCGATAGGTATTAAGCGAATCGTGGCTCTGCGTGGCGATTTGCCTTCAGGTATGGGGCAATACGGCGAGTTTCATCATGCGGATGAATTGGTGAGTTTTATTCGTGCTGAAACTGGGGATCATTTTCATATTGAGGTAGCTGCTTACCCTGAGATGCACCCACAGGCTAAATCAATGAATGATGATATTTTGAGATTTGCCAACAAAATGAAAGCAGGCGCCAACTCAGCTATCACACAGTATTTTTTTAATAGCGATGCTTATTTCAAATTTGTGGAAGAGGCGGGTAAGGTTGGCGTGACGCAGCCGATTGTTCCAGGGATCATGCCGATTACTAATAGCACGCAATTATTGCGCTTCTCAGAGGCTTGTGGAGCAGAGGTTCCTCGTTGGATTCGTTTGAGACTGCAAGCATTTGGTGATGATGTTGCATCTATCAAATCATTTGGTTTAGATGTTGTGACGGATTTATGTGATCAATTGCGTAGCGCTGGAACTCCCGGGCTGCATTTTTATAGCTTAAATCAAGCTGAAACAACTATTCAGATTGCTAAAAATTTGAACTTGGTTTGA
- the ahcY gene encoding adenosylhomocysteinase: protein MNKPTDLTIPQDCAIADISLAAWGRKEIAIAETEMPGLMAIRDEFAASQPLRGARITGSLHMTIQTAVLIETLEALGADVRWASCNIFSTQDHAAAAIAANGTPVFAIKGETLEQYWEFTHRIFEWQDGGYSNMILDDGGDATMLLHLGAKAEKDQSALHHPTSEEETVLFASIKAKLKVDPTWYSVRLEKIKGVTEETTTGVHRLYQMHAKGDLKFPAINVNDSVTKSKFDNLYGCRESLVDGIKRATDVMVAGKVAVVAGYGDVGKGSAQALRALSAQVWVTEVDPICALQAAMEGYRVVTMDYAADKADIFVTATGNYHVITHDHMAKMKDQAIVCNIGHFDNEIDIAGIEKYKWEEIKPQVDHVIFPASNGQPEKRIIVLAKGRLVNLGCGTGHPSYVMSSSFANQTIAQIELWTTAGTNKYPVGVYTLPKHLDEKVARLQLKKLNAQLTELTDQQAAYISVNKEGPYKPETYRY, encoded by the coding sequence ATGAATAAACCTACTGATTTAACTATTCCACAAGATTGCGCAATCGCAGATATTTCTTTGGCGGCCTGGGGTCGTAAAGAAATTGCTATTGCTGAAACAGAAATGCCAGGTTTAATGGCAATTCGTGATGAATTTGCTGCCAGCCAGCCATTGCGTGGCGCACGCATTACTGGTTCGTTGCATATGACGATTCAGACGGCCGTATTAATTGAAACATTAGAGGCATTGGGTGCTGATGTGCGTTGGGCCTCATGCAATATTTTCTCTACACAAGATCACGCTGCTGCGGCAATTGCAGCAAATGGCACGCCAGTGTTTGCAATCAAGGGTGAGACTTTAGAGCAGTACTGGGAATTTACGCATCGCATTTTTGAATGGCAAGATGGTGGTTATTCAAACATGATCTTGGATGATGGTGGTGACGCTACGATGTTGTTGCATTTGGGTGCTAAAGCTGAAAAAGATCAGTCAGCCTTGCATCATCCAACTAGTGAAGAAGAAACAGTACTGTTCGCTTCAATTAAAGCTAAATTAAAAGTGGACCCAACTTGGTATTCTGTTCGCCTAGAAAAAATTAAAGGTGTTACAGAAGAGACAACAACAGGCGTGCATCGTTTATATCAAATGCACGCTAAAGGCGATTTAAAGTTTCCAGCAATTAACGTTAATGATTCAGTAACAAAGAGTAAATTTGATAACTTATACGGATGTAGAGAATCGTTGGTAGACGGTATCAAGCGTGCTACAGATGTAATGGTGGCTGGTAAGGTTGCTGTTGTTGCTGGTTATGGTGACGTAGGTAAGGGTTCTGCTCAAGCCTTGCGCGCTTTATCAGCCCAGGTTTGGGTAACAGAGGTTGACCCTATTTGCGCATTACAAGCAGCAATGGAAGGTTATCGCGTTGTGACCATGGATTACGCTGCTGATAAAGCTGATATTTTTGTTACGGCAACTGGTAACTATCATGTGATTACACATGATCATATGGCTAAGATGAAAGATCAGGCGATTGTTTGTAACATCGGCCACTTTGATAACGAAATTGATATTGCCGGTATTGAAAAATACAAATGGGAAGAGATCAAGCCTCAAGTAGATCATGTTATTTTCCCAGCAAGCAATGGCCAACCAGAAAAACGAATTATTGTTTTGGCTAAGGGCCGCTTAGTTAATTTGGGTTGCGGCACAGGCCACCCTTCCTACGTGATGAGTTCATCATTTGCTAATCAAACAATTGCTCAAATCGAATTGTGGACTACCGCTGGCACGAATAAGTATCCGGTAGGTGTCTATACTTTGCCTAAGCACTTAGATGAAAAAGTTGCACGTTTGCAGTTGAAAAAACTAAATGCTCAATTAACAGAGTTGACTGATCAGCAGGCGGCATACATTAGCGTGAACAAAGAAGGCCCTTATAAGCCTGAAACTTACCGTTATTAA
- the metK gene encoding methionine adenosyltransferase — translation MSNNYFFTSESVSEGHPDKVSDQISDAILDAILAQDPTARVAAETLCNTGLVVLAGEITTTANVDYIHVARDTIRQIGYDNTEYGIDYKGCAVLVAYDKQSPDIAQGVDKAHDDGLDQGAGDQGLMFGYAVDETPELMPLPIHLSHRLVERQADLRRDGRLNWLRPDAKSQVTLRYVDGKPDSIDTIVLSTQHSPDIGLDTLREAVIEEIIKPVLPKELIKGEIKYLVNPTGRFVIGGPQGDCGLTGRKIIVDTYGGAAPHGGGAFSGKDPSKVDRSAAYAGRYVAKNIVAAGLASKCLVQISYAIGVAQPTSVMVSTFGTGKISDEKIAELVRTHFDLRPKGIVKMLNLLRPIYRKTAAYGHFGREEPEFTWEARDKAAALKAAAGL, via the coding sequence ATGTCAAACAATTATTTTTTTACTTCAGAGTCTGTGTCCGAAGGACATCCAGACAAAGTCTCAGATCAAATTTCAGATGCCATTCTTGACGCTATTTTGGCGCAAGATCCTACTGCGCGCGTAGCAGCTGAAACCCTATGTAATACAGGCTTGGTTGTGTTGGCGGGCGAAATCACAACAACTGCAAACGTGGATTACATTCATGTGGCGCGCGATACGATTCGCCAAATTGGCTATGACAATACTGAATACGGTATTGATTACAAGGGTTGCGCCGTATTGGTGGCGTATGACAAGCAAAGTCCAGATATCGCGCAAGGTGTTGATAAAGCCCATGATGATGGTTTAGATCAGGGCGCGGGTGACCAAGGCTTGATGTTTGGTTATGCCGTTGATGAGACCCCTGAGTTGATGCCTTTGCCAATTCATTTGTCACACCGTTTAGTGGAGCGTCAAGCAGACTTACGACGTGATGGCCGTTTAAATTGGTTGCGTCCAGATGCAAAGTCTCAAGTAACTTTGCGTTATGTAGACGGTAAGCCGGATTCAATTGATACGATTGTTTTATCAACGCAACATTCACCAGATATTGGCTTAGACACACTTCGCGAAGCGGTTATCGAGGAAATTATTAAGCCAGTTCTTCCAAAAGAACTGATTAAGGGCGAGATTAAATACTTGGTGAACCCAACTGGTCGTTTCGTTATTGGTGGCCCGCAAGGTGACTGTGGTTTAACAGGACGTAAGATTATTGTTGATACATACGGTGGTGCCGCTCCCCATGGCGGTGGCGCGTTTTCAGGCAAGGATCCATCTAAGGTAGACCGTTCTGCGGCTTATGCTGGTCGCTATGTCGCTAAAAATATTGTTGCGGCAGGTTTAGCAAGTAAGTGTTTGGTGCAGATTTCTTATGCGATTGGTGTGGCTCAACCAACGTCTGTGATGGTTAGCACTTTTGGTACGGGCAAGATTTCTGATGAGAAAATTGCTGAGTTGGTGCGCACTCACTTCGATTTAAGGCCAAAAGGTATCGTTAAGATGCTAAATCTTTTACGTCCTATTTATCGTAAAACTGCCGCTTATGGTCACTTTGGTCGTGAAGAGCCTGAGTTCACATGGGAAGCAAGGGATAAGGCTGCGGCATTAAAAGCTGCTGCTGGTTTATAA
- the dapF gene encoding diaminopimelate epimerase produces the protein MTSTRLRFTKMHGAGNDFIVLDGISQDLSKITKAQWQQLAHRQFGVGADQILLVEKPTVPNAEFRYRIFNSDGGEVEQCGNGSRCFVRFVREKGLTKNSTVLVQVAHTILSLTENDDGQVTVNMGAPIFDAEKIPFAPSHLNTKPEGDDTLYELPLLNRSVWISVVSMGNPHAVQVVEDVNKAFVAEDGPQIENHTSFPKRVNAGFMEIVNPHEIKLRVFERGSGETLACGTGACAAVVAGIRRGLLSSPVLVHTRGGDLSIDWQGQSQKESPVMMTGPAQTVFEGEVTLDV, from the coding sequence ATGACAAGCACAAGATTACGCTTTACGAAAATGCACGGCGCTGGCAATGACTTCATTGTTTTAGATGGCATTTCTCAAGATTTATCAAAAATAACTAAAGCCCAATGGCAACAGTTAGCGCATCGACAATTTGGCGTTGGCGCAGATCAAATCCTCCTAGTGGAAAAACCAACCGTACCAAATGCTGAATTTCGCTACAGAATTTTTAATTCGGATGGCGGAGAGGTTGAACAGTGTGGCAATGGCTCCCGTTGCTTTGTAAGATTTGTGCGCGAAAAAGGCCTCACTAAAAATTCCACTGTTTTGGTACAAGTGGCACATACCATTTTGAGCCTGACCGAAAACGATGATGGGCAAGTAACCGTCAATATGGGGGCGCCTATTTTTGATGCCGAAAAAATTCCATTCGCTCCAAGTCATCTCAATACAAAACCAGAGGGTGACGATACGCTATACGAATTACCCCTTTTAAACCGTTCCGTTTGGATCTCAGTAGTTTCAATGGGCAACCCTCATGCTGTTCAAGTGGTTGAAGATGTAAACAAAGCTTTTGTCGCTGAAGATGGCCCACAAATAGAAAATCACACATCATTCCCTAAACGAGTTAATGCAGGATTTATGGAAATAGTAAATCCTCATGAAATTAAATTACGAGTATTCGAACGCGGCTCAGGCGAAACACTCGCCTGCGGCACAGGTGCTTGCGCTGCCGTTGTGGCAGGTATTCGTAGAGGTCTCTTAAGTTCACCAGTACTTGTCCATACGCGCGGCGGAGATCTATCTATTGACTGGCAAGGCCAGAGCCAAAAAGAAAGCCCCGTCATGATGACAGGGCCAGCTCAAACTGTATTTGAAGGTGAAGTAACGTTAGACGTTTAA
- the pyrE gene encoding orotate phosphoribosyltransferase has product MTSNQENFKNEFIHFALDAKVLAFGEFTTKAGRLSPYFFNAGGFNDGALLKALGEFYAKALIDSGIEFDMLFGPAYKGITLAATTAIALAAMGRPVPFCFNRKEAKDHGEGGTLVGAPLKGKVVIIDDVISAGTSVRESVNIIKSAGATPGMVLIALDRMERAGTATEIADSSAVQNVEKEFGMPVVSIANLASLMSFLQESQDPSLQKYLPAVKAYRDKYGV; this is encoded by the coding sequence ATGACTTCCAATCAAGAAAACTTTAAAAACGAATTTATTCACTTTGCTTTAGATGCCAAAGTTTTGGCTTTTGGAGAATTTACAACAAAAGCAGGCAGATTATCGCCATACTTTTTTAATGCCGGTGGATTTAATGACGGCGCCTTGTTAAAGGCTTTAGGCGAGTTTTATGCAAAAGCGCTTATTGATTCAGGCATTGAATTTGATATGTTGTTTGGCCCGGCCTATAAGGGCATTACATTGGCGGCTACCACGGCGATTGCTTTGGCCGCTATGGGTAGGCCAGTACCATTTTGTTTTAACCGCAAAGAAGCTAAAGATCATGGCGAAGGCGGCACGCTGGTTGGCGCGCCATTAAAAGGCAAAGTCGTCATTATTGATGATGTGATTTCTGCTGGTACCTCTGTACGCGAATCAGTCAATATTATTAAGTCAGCAGGCGCTACGCCAGGTATGGTGTTGATTGCCTTGGATCGGATGGAGCGCGCAGGTACAGCTACCGAAATTGCGGATAGCTCAGCTGTCCAAAATGTTGAAAAAGAGTTTGGTATGCCAGTGGTTTCAATTGCTAACTTGGCTAGCTTGATGAGCTTTTTACAAGAAAGCCAAGACCCATCATTGCAAAAGTATTTACCAGCTGTGAAGGCTTACCGAGATAAGTACGGTGTTTAA
- a CDS encoding exodeoxyribonuclease III, translating into MLRIITANLNGIRSAAKKGFFNWVQAQSPDVLCIQELKAQEADLEQDLLSPPGYHGFFQYAAKKGYSGVGLYSKQKPDAVKIGFGCPEFDAEGRYVEAKFGNLIIISAYFPSGSSAPERQEAKFRFLDVFLPHLKELKEQNLEILLCGDINIAHKEIDLKNWKGNIKNSGFLPEERDWMTHLFDQVGYMDVYRQLHPLTEDECYTWWSQRGQAYAKNVGWRIDYQIGTPGIAKKSKRAEIYKSEKFSDHAPLIIDYET; encoded by the coding sequence ATGTTACGCATCATTACCGCCAACCTCAATGGTATTCGTTCAGCCGCTAAAAAAGGCTTCTTTAATTGGGTACAAGCACAAAGCCCTGACGTCCTTTGTATTCAAGAACTTAAGGCTCAGGAAGCTGATTTGGAGCAAGATTTATTAAGCCCTCCCGGATACCACGGATTTTTTCAATATGCGGCCAAAAAAGGCTATAGCGGTGTCGGCTTATATTCAAAACAAAAGCCCGATGCGGTAAAAATTGGTTTTGGCTGCCCAGAATTCGATGCTGAAGGTCGATATGTGGAGGCTAAATTTGGAAACCTCATTATTATTTCCGCCTACTTCCCCTCTGGCTCTAGCGCCCCCGAAAGACAAGAAGCTAAATTTAGATTTTTAGATGTATTTTTGCCGCATCTAAAAGAACTTAAAGAGCAAAATTTAGAAATCTTGCTATGTGGCGATATCAATATTGCCCATAAAGAAATTGATCTAAAGAATTGGAAGGGCAATATTAAAAATTCTGGCTTCCTGCCAGAAGAGCGCGATTGGATGACCCATCTGTTTGATCAAGTTGGATACATGGATGTATATAGGCAGCTACACCCTCTCACAGAAGATGAGTGTTACACCTGGTGGAGTCAAAGAGGGCAAGCCTACGCCAAGAATGTTGGATGGAGAATCGATTATCAAATTGGCACGCCAGGCATAGCGAAAAAATCTAAACGCGCTGAAATTTATAAATCTGAAAAATTTTCAGATCACGCCCCGCTCATCATTGATTACGAAACATAA